The DNA window AaggaagttttttttgttttttgttttacacaaaaacaacatttattgactttaaaatgtgaaaatacataaaaatggcataaaataatattttgtatttttcagtcCGTAAACcctttttattttgcataaaccttcaaatgtgtatgtgtatatatatatatatatatatatatatatatatatatatatatatatatatattattttttttactataaaaggTAGAAAGCTGGGTAAAAGGCTAACTTTTTTTCAATAtcagtgagaagaaaaaaaaaaaaacatttatatatcaatTTTCAGATTTAGACTTACATTCAAGTTTACATGCACCCctgcagaatctgcaaaatgttaattattttaacaaaataagagggatcatgcaaaatgcatgttatttttaatttagtactgacctgaataagatttTTCAACAAAAAGACGTACTTAATGAAACAAGCAATTTTTACACATCTTTTTGTTAATCTTCATTTTATGAAAGTCCCCAACCAAAGGCTATCTTCATGGCAAAAACTGAGGTACAATAATACAAGTTTCATAAAACAAAAACCAGGCAAACAATAATTAAGCAGTTAAATtgtatgataaatatattttctgataaaatcttactaaaccaGTCTTTAGTCATGTGCTCAGTTAAACACAATCTTTCAACATTATTAACGTTTACATTCAAGAATTTTCAATCCATTTTGTGTTGTTGCAATGTTTGTAAAATATGGAAAAGAACAATGTTTATTCTTTCTCTGATACcaagtttattttaaagacagcatttttcatttttatgctgcaaaaagtttatttttgtaattttgtcaaaacaaGTCATTTTGCATCATCCTGCAGAGTGCTGCTCACAAAAAGAAGGGGACATATAGGTACACATAACTCCATATATACTCCCATATGACCACTATAGGCAACATATGGATAATATTAGTCAGTTTTGTATGGCCATTTACAGTTGCCGTCATCTGAAGTCTTTGTGATCGTTGGCATCATAAGAAGTCTTCACAAGTGAGGCTGGATCCAAACTGGAGCTGGTGTAATCTCTAGTAATGTTGGGATGGACATCCTGAGATAGAAACAAGAAATCAAAAGGAGAAAGTTTAGCATAGCTGTTCGTATTATTTCAgacaaaagattatttatttcattgcGTATAACTGGAGTGTAAGTTTATCAGATGTGTTGTGTGAATACTTGGCTAAAAATAggtattttaatctaatttaaaaataaaagattgtgTTTGAGCCCCAAACATGATCAAGAAGGCCATTTCGAAGTAAAATAGCAAATAGCTCTagctcctttagtggactttgataaATCCTTGGTATTATCAATAGTCCAGAATTTTGTGACCTCATTAAAGACCAAGCACCATAGCTGCTGCTGCCCTCGTTTGTGCAAAAATCGGCACACTGCCACTAATGCTCTCAAAAATCAATGTTTTGATTAAGTGTTCGTGTTATcccttaaatgtattatttatagttgtaaatgtattatttatcctCATTATTAAGAATGGACTGCACAGGCCGAAGTATAATTTAAGTGGGTACACCATAGCTgtaatttacagttaaaaaatatggagtcagtaagatattttacatctttgaaaaaagtctcttctgctcaccaaggctgaatttatttgatcaaaatgaagaaaaaaacaataatactgtaaaatagtattacagtttaacaccagttttctatttaaatatattgtaaaatgtaattaatttctgtgatctAAGCTGAATTTTAATTACACCACtcttttgtgtcacatgatccttcagaatcattcTAATTACATAATGATTTGctgttcaataaatatttctgattattatccatGTCTTATCACTTATCAAAAGTTAATACGTTAAATAAATGCTATacttattaaataattgtttattcatcaaagaatcctaaaaatgaagcagcatggctgtttttgacattgataataatcagaaatgtttcttgagcagcaaatcagcatattagaatgatttctgaaggatcatgtgacactgaagactggagtaatgatgctgaaaattcagctttaacgaTTTAATTTCATACATCAAGCTGTGTTGTGCacagaggtggaaagagtacaaaaatattctactcaagtaaaagtaccattacatgaatgaaattttacttaagtacaagtaaaagtaccagtctaaaaatctactcaagtaaaagtaaaaagtagcttgtttaaaatttactcagagtaaaaattactGGCAAAAATGGGACCAAGGGTGTCAGACTCAGtccacagtcctgcacagtttagatataaccctaattaaacaaacctgatccagctaatttaatcatttaaagtgaagtgacattcagccaagtatggtgacccatactcagaatttgtgctctgcatttaacccatccgaaatgcacacacacacagagcagtgaacacacaccctatgtttggaattattttttgttgcaaaaatagagcaaaaacaggcaatatggtatctaaaacgcaagtctcttaattaacttgttAGTTACTCTTAGTTAACTTAATTGACctgttgtaatatatatatatatatatatatatatatatatatatatacatatatatatatatatatatatatatatacatatatatatatatatatatatatatatatatatatatatatatgtatataatcatgatttttggaggaaaagacggcattctttgtttgattttgatttactatatgaaaattatatatgtaaattttctgcccctatatcttcaattttgtgatcagtttaaatgcattttaacagactgaatcacacagtgaaagaacgcactgtaAATGCGCGCgcacattgttaaaacaacaatgaTATTATAGCAGACGATATCGCACACTCCGCACCAgtctttttggctaatttgtgcaaaacctcttgctaaaatgtcaaagcttctttttaaccaccaatgcaacGTTGCAATTATTCAGCTTACCTCTACATGCTTGCGAAGGGTCGATGTCgagattttataagctgctagtttGGTCTCTCTAGGTAAGCACAGTTTACACTGCATAGAGCATAAATATGGCCAGGGGTTCACTTCATTTCCTTCGAGTTCAACTTCAGAATATGACTGGGTTTCGTTTTCAGCGGTGTCTGCACCACTAACGCCTTTTTTGTccgtctgcatctttcttgtgattttagcgccagtttgttctcctgcccattatttactgacgtagtttccagggagcgaattattattattattattattatttttttactcagtaatgaatgtgttttaaaatgtagcgaagtacaatacttcaaacaaaatatacttaagtaaaagtaaaattacatattttaaaaattactttaaaaagtagaagtacacaaaaaagctactcaattacagtaCCGCGAGTAAATTTAATTCGTTACTTTCCACCAACTTGTGCATAAGAgacttacaaaaacataaaaaatcataccAACCCCAACAGGCAACAGGCCATCAGAACTGAAGGCTCTAAgtaacaaaacaagcaatttgacacAAATCCGACAATTAGTTTGCATTTCCAGTTCTATTAGaaggaaacaagctagagcagaGGTACAATGCAGataaaagaaagaataatatACCATAATAACATATGTGAGCACATATAACTCTAGAGCACAAAAGCAGTCGTGGACATAGACAGAAAAGAAACCATGGCTAACTGTAAGATTCAGCCGtacatttatgatccagaatcagatcccgaggctgaaactgaactagagcagcagcagcagcagcagcagcaacgactacagcaggacgtctctatgtagtatgtattgaaactgtatatatttgcttagctgtTTTCGAAAATgaataagttccactttatgttgtcttttttttcttttctttaaaggtgtacatgcggaaagtgcagtttgatgccaactgAGGTGGAAAATGTTTGCTGCCAAGAAGTAGAAGTATACTTATgtattgcaatgcattataatgtgtaaagttgttttttttatatatatatataagacttaATATGATAGCATACAATTAGCTTACTAAGTGCACTTTAGCAAtgtcttcttaaaatattttacacattattCCTTCACCTTCGTTTATAAACTTTTGGGatcattatataacattttaggTATTATCCAACCAGTCTATACACTTCAGaacataaataacatttacagAGCTGACTATGGCCCACTTAgaaggagaagagaggaggagtGAGTAATTATGAAAAAAGATCTCAGATTTTATCATTATGTTATTATACAGATCTAAAAACAATAAACTttgtaaattgtgtttatttatctaGCAAGGTGCGCATTGtaatgaaataaatttaaatatcaataattggaaaaatgtatttgcagggacatttaaaaaatatagcaTACAAATGTACAAGAAGTATTTGTTGAACATAATACAAAATGCTGCATTACAGACTATGTAACAATTCCACCACTCTGCCAGAGGTTTCAGGTATCTTGCCTATCGTAGTTTTGTCAGCTGGTGCTGGGGATATCTTGGCAGACATGAGCGCGTGGTCATTCCATCATGTGTTGTCCTCCGGATTCGGCAAGAGTTTCCTGATGCTGGTGGGAATTATGTTGGCTACCGGGCACCACTAGATTGAACCTAGACACATGTCTAGCAATGAGATCCTCCTTTGTCGGCTTGTCAAACTGTTCTGATAAGGAATCTGGAATGGGTACTTTTCGTAGTTTCTCAACATAATAGGCAGGGTCTTCAAACACCTCTACAAACATGGACAAAGTCTCATCAGATCTTTGACGTATCCTGccataaaaaaaactcttatttactattatttgttTGCATAACTGTCTTCACAATTGGTTGTCCCTTCTTAGATTTTGGATACATTATTCGATAGACAGCTTTGCCTTCCAAGTTCATTGCCTGTTCACGATCAGCATTCTCGTTAAAATGCATTGCCACAAGATACAGCCTAGAAAGATAAAGtgaaaattaagttaaaaatttttttactaaTAAGCACATGTACACGGTTAAAAAATAAGGTGATATATGTATTCATCAATTTTGACTTCCATTTACCCTTCTCGAGGTGCCAAACATCATAGTACTGTttgatctctctctcactcagatATTTCTGCACCTGGGTGTGGCGATCAGTCATAATGTAATCTACTTGTAAATGGTTGGACTCTAGATGATCCAGACCTCTTCTGAGTCCTTCCTTCTCCATGTGTGCACTTCCTCCAACTTcattgctcttaaaaaaaaaaaaaaaaaaaaaaaaatatcacaatcaaAAACACCTTACCAAATGCAAAGTCACATAAAAAAACATGGAGCACTACTAAAGACTGCAAGAGAAATGTACCTGTATTAGTTGAATGTCCAGAATTTTATTGCTGTCAAGATGCAATAAAGTATAGCTGCCATATTTGGCAGAATGTCCTaaatatagaaaacatttgtaAGTTAATACAATACTCTGCCGAAccaaaaatatgtacatttacattagtATGATTACAAAGTATTGTTAACATagaatacatattattttaaaaatcacctgGAGAATCAGCACGCATATCGCCACTCAGTGCAATTTTGCCCAACGGTTGTAGTGACTGGAACATGGCCTGCTGATCCATCTTCCACTTGTGAAATATGGCTGGTTCAAGAAACATCCGAGCATGCATTCTGAATGATCTGAAGTGGTGAATTTGTAGATTCATAGCTCTGCAAATCTGGCAACATAGGAGAAATGGAATTATGGGTTGTTTCCTTTGTGAATTCTAAAAAACAACGTGAACATAATAATCCTAAAATAACTTATGCATTTGAATAAATGATCCACCAGTGAAATACACTGCTGCTGACATTTGCAGGTTTCCAACTGGGGTGCTTCCTTTCACAGGCTGGCTCTGCCATTTTTTGGTATATTGACAGTGTTCGCAGACCTGACAGAATGACACAAATGTCCCAAGCCGACGTCGCTGTACATTGCAGTTATTCTTGCAAAAAGGACATGTTTTAAAAAGCTCTCTGAGAGAGCTTTCGAAAACAGTGTACTTTGCATCGGTGTAATCACAAGAGATGTCCATCCCACTATAAGTAATGGCAAAGTATGGaatattaatgataaattaaCAACAAACTTAATGAATAACAATgtacatttgaaaaacattacCTTGTTTCAGAAGGCTCTGCAACAGAGTCACCAGGCTCATATAAGGAATCTAGAGTTTGTTGaatttctgataaatttgttgGAATCTCTTCCTCATCCAGCAATTCTGTCTTCGGCCTTTTAACTGGTGTTGGACCGAATCCAGATGTTGATGCCTTTATTGGTGTAGATGACATATGCCTCCATGTTCCAACCGGTGTTGTCTCAGTACTAACACTTGTAAAGGAAACTGTTTCCTGTGTGCCTGACAcagtaaacatttatatttgatttaggTCCCCCTTTATAAATATAACAGTGCCTTTAAATTGATCTATAAGGTAAAGGTAGTAAGAACCGTTTCACATTATATACATACCTTTGCTCCGTACATGTCCTGTCTGTTTAGTGAAAGATAACTGTGTGGCAGCTGtcttttgagatggaaaaatagcACACTGAATTCCTATAGATTGCATTAGTGGTTTGGCTTTCACTTCAGCAGACACAGTTGTTTTATGTTCTTTTTGACATTCCGTGTGCTTGACAGAAAGTAAGTCCTGGCTGGTAGGAACATATGTAGATGTGCTCTATAAGTAaagaataattgaataaataaataaacaaataattaaataaattccaaAATGTGGTTCTTTACTGGCAACATGACTTTCAGAATAATCACCTTGCCAAACTACAATCAAATAGTAATTCCATGCAGAACAAGGATCTAAACAATACTAAGGGCTCGTTCATACAGAATGCGTTTTTGCTTAGAAAAACGTGAGATGGGCAGTGAAAAGGGGGAAAACACAAGGTCTCGAGAGtttttttaaaagtagaaattattttaatttgagcgCAGTGTTTTTAGAACACCATGTCATGCACTACTTTtacaacatgtgtgtgtgtttactcgtggtttatgaggacattaaTTGATTTATGGATTATTGTATGTGACTTATCAGTACACAAGCGGAACCGTTTTACACATCAGACTaatattttcatagaaaaacTATGGAATAGTAGAGCATTTCAATGAAGTAGCGCGCTTtgtgcacatttacatttttttcacacGCATTGTGTATTGTTGTTTGGAGTGgtttaacaataaacaaacagaaacctACAGTGGCCAGACCatacatcgcatgttgtttacttgatgtgcttacgcgctgatagctaagttaacaacacagagatatttgaagcagttttactcaccgcatgtggttccaacacacgatcgtgaccctttttcgttggaactgcatcatccttaagaaataaacgctttgcaaatctggcgtcaaactgggccttgtttgtaaaacaagcatcttcgaaatgcagggaacaaacaaaaacacttgcacaactccattgatgctctgtagtaaaaataaactccaaccactggtcccttaatgctgttccttttggtaatctgtgcagggttgtcttgccctggcaaccaaaaacacacttctttgggGACATTTCGCcttctcgctctggtcagtgaatgtatCTGCTCTGGTCTACGGGcgcgcgcgcgctcttccagTAAAAGTGCCCTTagaacccatataaggaaattccactccatctaacgtcacacagacccatactcaaaaaaacactttcagaaacaaaccagaaatgtacaacttaatttttgaaactttgtacatgttaagcatgggaatccaactctttaacagtgtaaaaaacccagtatgcatgaaatagcatttcacccccccccccccctttaagcatatGAGAGACTGATATCTAAGTTACGAGATCTGATGCCTTTTAGTCTGAGGCTGTTTCGCTGATTACCTTATTTCTTCTGACACGGTTTTGTTGAGAACTGGTGTCTTTAATCTACATGATGAACTCTGAAAGTGAAAGATGTGTAACATTAACTTCAGGAGTGAATTTtgcaaatataacaatatatgataaaaaataatgagcAACTTTACCTTTCTAAGGGTAAATGGAAAAACATAGGTGCATCTAGTTGGATAATCCAGCAGAGAAAAAAATCCTGCTCAAAATTACTGTACTATGATTCATAGCAAAAAAACTTTTACTATTGCTGCTATTACTGCTATTGTAATTTTACCCATGATGCTTTGCAGATTTACAGCaaaatactgtaaacattttCTACAGTATGGACTTGTTCATTTTACAGTAATAATGCTGTGAAAACTACAGAAATTTGTTACAGTGTATACTACTATACTATGGCCGTTAATGTCGAGTACGACAAACTGCTTCCCGTTTTGAGTGTCTCTCTTCCAGAAATGATTTGTAAGCCTCCTGAGAAACGATGTGGCCATTTTTAATTTCTGCATGCCAGCTGGGTCTGTCTGCAAGTGCCTCCCAGTTGTCCAAGTTGATGGAGAAGGCCTGAAGATCCCTCTTAATGACGTCTTTAAAACGTAGTTGGGGGCAACCATGTTTGCGGGGGGGCATTTGCCAGCTAATCATATAGCAAGATTTTTGGGAGGCGGGTGTGTGACGGCTgatgaaaggacagtctggaaacaatagcgagtacAGATATTTAATGAGAAGATATGATGATGGTACAAAGACACAATGACGATGATACAGcaacactccagagggatggttgtggcggtgagaagtccagacggtggtggagagaaggtgaagtatccgggtgttgacggcgtgaggcagcaggagagagtagcacaggaactgcggggaacagagccgaaggtaagtgtccgtggctgagtgatcgtgcggagagtggatgaggttctggggaaacatagacatccaacgcaaactacacagaagccagacgggggtaaacacaacgacatgaaacaatgatctcacaaacacaggacgtgagacaagccaatatatagtggatgagtaatgagtggcagctgttgctgatacaattaacagagacgcccacaactaatcagtgcagacgcggaacacacagaattcaccacaaagtgtaaacaacccgagatcacggtttaccaaccgtgacagtacacccccaaccccccccccactctaagaactcctcctggagttcccagaagggcctacctcctgattgaattcatcaataagggaatgatccaatatgtccctagcaggtacccaactcctctcctccggaccgcaaccttcccagtccaccagatactggaatcctcatttaaaaaatcagtatgtcatccaggtaaacatatataaactgatctaccatatctctcaacacgtcattcacgagtgcctGAAAAAtcccgggcgagttggagagcccgaacggcatcaccaaatattcaaagtgccctctaggggtattaaaggcagttttccattcatcccccttcctgatgcggaccaaatgataagcattacgtaaatccaattttgtgaatacagatgctccctgcaacctctcgaaagctgaagacatgagtgctaatggataagtattcttaatagtaatgttgttcagctctcggtaatcaatgcaaggtcacaGAGATCCATCCTTcctacccacaaaaaagaaccccgcccccgctggagaagaggaaggacggatgaatccagaggctaaggaatcagaaatatctttctccatggcctccctctcagggatagaaagagagtataacttgcctttatgcggagatttacctgacacaagtctatggcacagtcgtagggacgatgcggaggaagagaagcagcccgggacttactgaacacttccttcaggtccaggtacTCAATGGGCACATTTGGCAAagccatggtctccttctgaaaaacagaaacaggaacaacaggacaggcagaaaccagacaagactcatgacaactttcactccacaatgtgacagtgttagaaccccattccactcgtggattatgtttgaacaaccaggggttacctaaaacaatgggagcaacaggggagtccatgaggaaaaaggaaatggtttcttgatggttgccagatgtgatgagtgtgatgggttcagtatggtgggtgacgtgaggcagttcctggccgttgagtgcggtgacatggatgggaagagacacaggaaggacgtTCAGGTGATGagcaagtgaagaatcaatgaaattaccttcggctccggagtccagaagggcttggcattcatgatggtgattcttccaccgcagtctcaccggaaggagggtcgatgatgtgggtgaggacttctcagcggagatcccacccgatagtagcctcaggtttactatcgggctgactcttttaccgggcaagagtagttgttatggtcagagcctccacagtataaacatagtccttgggacctccgccgttccctctccctccgggacagccgagctcgacccacctgcatgggctcgtgatcgtcgacagaaccgaccgcgttctctcgactcaagcgccccctaccagGAGAGAATGGAGGTCTTGAAGGACTGTGTTggcggcccaggcgattaaacctggcctccacccaCAATGCCAGGTCTATGAGTTCGTTgagagtagggggcagctcgaggaggtagatctcctgctgaacacggtcggataacccatgcaggaatctatcccactgcgccgcctcgttccactagCACGCTGCAgccagggtacggaactcgatggaatagtcggtgacagatgaatgtccttgccggagttccgagaggcgatgggcggcctccctgccggtcgcggcccTGTCAAAGACTCTCTTCATCTCATCTgataggaggtggaacgaggcacaacacggatgttgattttcccacaccgccgttccccataaggcagccttgccagaGAGTGTGAGCGTGAATGCTGTTTTGGATTCCTCCGTagcgaaagtgcggggctgcagaGCAAAATGCATCGAGCATTTGTTAAGGAATGTTCTACAAAaagttggctcaccagcgtagttctccggcgccggaagtcgcagctctggccggaagtggtcctggggaatccccgggggaacggACGGCACAGGCGGTgtgatgggcgcagtgggagacgtgagctgatggatctgctgggtgagctcggacacctgtgccaccagcgcttggacagcgcatccggtgttcgagatgctctcctgctgctgatccatccTTTTGACGCTGTGGTGCATGAAGTCGGTGAGGgtattggtgctcgctgcttccatgtagGTGAGATCattctgtgacggctggtgaaaggacagtctggaaacaatagcgagtacAGATATTTAATGAGAAGATATGATGATGGTACAAAGACACAAAATGACGATGTGTCAGGTCGTCATTCATTCGATAAATATGCCCAATCCAGCGGAGGTGGCATTCACGAAGGATGGTGTACAGGTCACTGGAACCAGTTACCTCAAGTATGAAAGAGTTTGGCACCTGATCCTTCTAGCATACACCCTGTATAGAGTGAAGGCAGCGAAAATGGAAGGCGTTGAGGCGATGTTCATGCCTCCTGTATATTGTCCATGTCTCGCTTGCATATAGTAAGTTGCTAAGTACACATGCATGGTATACACAGACTTTGAGGAGCAATGAGAGGTACTTGTTGTAGACACGCTTGCTCAGTTTTCCAAACAGTGATGATGCCCTCCCAATGCGCATGTCAAGCTCTGCATCAAGGTTATTGTTGTTTGATACTGTGTAACCCAGGTAGGCAAATTTTGAACTCTTCAGAGTGAGTGCCTTCAGACTGTATGGTTGCCTTCATGCCCTCATGAAACTAAGTAACCACCTTCAGTGACTGCACAcgatcacacaactccaacctctttattaaaggcgcaatatgtaatttttcggctttaaaaatagcagaaatcactatatctatgttatatatattttttagttttgtgcTTACATTATTCCGACAGTTTCCATGAACTTTCAAATCCggtgaaaattatagtttaattagaagacacggcacgtttctttatttccgttttgtcgcccgtctatggcgtcatataaactttgacccctctagtttatctaacttcctgcggaacccccaaatacaaaggtgaacagaagcaaagatgagacaaagaagaaaaagtagtagctagccttgatcgagactattatatcttatatttatattgtttatattcatatttatacctcaatcaataacttagttatggatcatgattatgctttgcctgcacgttctgtgaagcgcaaacgtacgggtgaaataaatgacccgggaaggttttgggacaagataagaaacaagacacgggtaaatattggagttgcatttccaagatagagtttCGTGACAAACTGAGACTACAGAGAGATACCGAACTTgtttgcattctgataaacaggtatgcattcagctaactgtatctatccgtatattttgtgaaacgatgatgtcttgtgtaaaacgcagacagACTAGTTCTCATGTATAGTATAATGTAAATCTTCATTTTTTCTATATCTAGCTGGATAAAGTAGCTTcattcgaaaagacgtgattgtcaaaatactaagttagaatgaatgaggaatgatagggagcgacagagcatgtgttccaatgaacaacaactcccatgaccCTACGCtatttcccgacgtcatcaaagtaaatcttatgtaattattttgattgagtgacccctggtggccaaaaatcccATACTGTTCatttaagtttgcggatgacacgactgtggtgggtcccattagcaacaaagatgagacaaactacaggagcgagatGAGTCGCCTGGCCGGATGGTGCaatgacaacaatctctctctgcatgtggagaagatgaaggagattgttgttgacttcggGAGAGCGCACACTCACCacattcctctgaccatcaacggtacGACTGTGGAGAGCATGAGCAACACCaattcctgggtgtgcacattacagaggacctctcctggaccgacAACACTGCAACACTGGCCAAGACAACacatcacaacagcgtctctacttcctccgcaaactgagaagagctaGAGCCCAGctccccatcatgtacaccttctacagggGCACCATCGACAGCATTTT is part of the Carassius auratus strain Wakin chromosome 27, ASM336829v1, whole genome shotgun sequence genome and encodes:
- the LOC113046429 gene encoding uncharacterized protein LOC113046429, which gives rise to MQSIGIQCAIFPSQKTAATQLSFTKQTGHVRSKGTQETVSFTSVSTETTPVGTWRHMSSTPIKASTSGFGPTPVKRPKTELLDEEEIPTNLSEIQQTLDSLYEPGDSVAEPSETSGMDISCDYTDAKYTVFESSLRELFKTCPFCKNNCNVQRRRLGTFVSFCQVCEHCQYTKKWQSQPVKGSTPVGNLQMSAAVYFTGGSFIQMHKICRAMNLQIHHFRSFRMHARMFLEPAIFHKWKMDQQAMFQSLQPLGKIALSGDMRADSPGHSAKYGSYTLLHLDSNKILDIQLIQSNEVGGSAHMEKEGLRRGLDHLESNHLQVDYIMTDRHTQVQKYLSEREIKQYYDVWHLEKGCILWQCILTRMLIVNRQ